Proteins found in one Sporosarcina sp. FSL K6-3457 genomic segment:
- the wecB gene encoding non-hydrolyzing UDP-N-acetylglucosamine 2-epimerase has translation MRKRWKVMTIFGTRPEAIKMAPLVLELQKHSDDIEPIVTVTAQHREMLDQVLETFGITPDYDLNIMKDRQTLVDVATRGLEGLDQIMKDAKPDIVLVHGDTSTTFIGSLSAFYNRIAVGHVEAGLRTWDKYSPYPEEMNRQLTGVIADLHFSPTEKSARNLLDEGKREDRIYVTGNTAIDALQTTVREQYEHPVLDKIGTDRLILLTAHRRENLGEPMRNMFRAINRLLAKHDDIQVVYPIHMNPAVREVADEILGGNSRVHIIEPLEVIDFHNIAARSHIILTDSGGIQEEAPSLGKPVIVLRDTTERPEGIEAGTLKLAGTDEETIFALTDTLLTDEAEYSKMAKASNPYGDGHASERIVEALKEYLASIER, from the coding sequence TTGAGAAAAAGATGGAAAGTGATGACGATTTTTGGCACAAGGCCAGAAGCTATCAAAATGGCGCCGCTGGTGTTGGAGCTACAAAAGCATTCGGATGATATTGAACCGATTGTGACAGTGACAGCTCAGCACCGCGAAATGCTTGACCAAGTGCTTGAAACGTTTGGTATCACACCTGATTATGATCTGAATATCATGAAGGATCGACAAACACTTGTAGATGTAGCGACACGCGGACTTGAAGGGCTTGACCAAATTATGAAAGATGCCAAGCCGGACATTGTCCTCGTTCACGGAGACACATCGACGACTTTCATTGGTAGCTTATCTGCATTTTACAATCGAATTGCAGTTGGACATGTTGAAGCAGGACTCCGCACATGGGACAAATATTCCCCGTACCCGGAAGAAATGAACAGACAGTTAACAGGCGTCATCGCGGATCTTCATTTTTCGCCAACAGAAAAATCAGCGCGCAATTTATTGGATGAAGGAAAACGCGAAGATCGTATTTATGTAACAGGCAATACAGCGATTGATGCACTTCAGACAACTGTACGCGAACAATACGAGCATCCTGTTCTTGACAAAATCGGGACAGACAGGCTCATCCTACTGACGGCGCATCGTCGTGAAAACCTAGGTGAACCGATGCGTAATATGTTCCGCGCCATTAATCGCCTACTTGCAAAACATGATGATATTCAAGTGGTTTATCCTATCCATATGAATCCAGCGGTCCGTGAAGTAGCAGATGAGATTCTTGGTGGCAATAGCCGTGTTCATATAATTGAACCGCTTGAAGTGATCGATTTCCATAACATAGCTGCACGCTCACATATTATTTTGACAGATTCGGGTGGTATTCAAGAAGAAGCACCATCACTTGGCAAGCCGGTTATCGTTCTTCGCGATACGACTGAACGTCCAGAAGGAATCGAAGCCGGTACACTGAAATTAGCGGGAACAGACGAAGAGACAATCTTTGCATTGACAGATACGCTGCTCACTGACGAAGCGGAATACAGCAAAATGGCGAAAGCCTCAAATCCGTATGGTGACGGACATGCTTCTGAACGAATCGTCGAAGCGTTGAAAGAGTATTTAGCTTCTATTGAAAGATAA
- the upp gene encoding uracil phosphoribosyltransferase: MPKVHVFDHPLIQHKLTYIRDTNTGTKEFRELVDEVATLMAYEITRELPLQEVEIETPVCTSKSKVLAGKKLGIVPILRAGIGMVDGILNLIPAAKVGHIGLYRDPETLQPVEYYVKLPSDVSVRDFILVDPMLATGGSAIAAVNSLKSRGAKNIKFMCLIAAPEGVKAMTEAHPDVDVYIAALDEKLDEKGYIVPGLGDAGDRLFGTK; encoded by the coding sequence ATGCCGAAAGTACATGTTTTTGATCATCCATTAATCCAACACAAGCTTACGTACATACGTGATACCAACACAGGAACAAAGGAATTCCGAGAGCTGGTCGATGAAGTAGCAACACTCATGGCATATGAAATTACACGGGAACTACCACTTCAAGAGGTAGAAATCGAAACGCCGGTTTGTACTTCTAAATCGAAAGTTCTTGCAGGAAAGAAACTAGGAATTGTGCCGATTTTGCGCGCTGGTATTGGCATGGTCGATGGAATCCTTAACCTCATTCCAGCAGCAAAAGTGGGGCATATTGGCTTGTACCGTGATCCTGAAACATTGCAACCAGTCGAATATTATGTAAAACTTCCTTCCGATGTATCAGTGCGCGATTTCATCCTTGTTGACCCGATGCTGGCAACGGGTGGATCTGCAATTGCGGCAGTTAATTCATTAAAGAGTCGCGGTGCAAAAAACATTAAGTTTATGTGCCTGATTGCTGCTCCGGAAGGTGTCAAAGCGATGACCGAAGCACATCCAGACGTGGATGTTTATATCGCTGCACTTGATGAAAAGCTCGATGAAAAAGGCTATATCGTACCAGGACTTGGCGATGCAGGCGATCGACTATTCGGCACAAAATGA